The following DNA comes from Elusimicrobiota bacterium.
TCATAATGTTTCAAAAAAACCCGGTTTTTCACTAAATAACAATACCCCAACAACACAAAAAATTCTGAAATAATTGTTATATAACTTGAACCGATATAACTGTATTTAGGAATCAACAATATGTTTAACAAAAAGTTTACTATGGTAACAATTCCTGTAACAATTATTATTTGTGATTGTTGATTTGCAGCAATTAAGGTGTAAACCAAAACTGCATTGATATATATCAGTGGAATTGTCCATATCAAAATTTTCAATGCAGGGATTGAAGAAACAAAAGCCGGGCCAAAAAATAAAAATATTATCTCCTTGGAAAAAATAGATATTGTTGTTGCAATAATTAAACCTAAAAATATCAGTACCAATAATAATTTGTTAATCAGTTTCTTAAAATCTTTTATTGATGAATGAAAATAACGGGCCATATATGGGAAGGTGGCACCAACAACACTGTTTGATACAATCATAAATGTATCCATAAGTTTATAGGCAACATTATAGACACCCACTTCATAAATCCCTTTTAATTTTGAAAGGAGCACAATGTCAATACGAAAATACACCAGTCCAATAAAACCCAGAAGCATCAAAGAAGTGCTGTTTTTTATAAGTCCTTTTGCAAAACCGAAATTTAGTTCCTTAAAATCCAAATATAAGTGTCGCCTGGAAATAAAAAAACCTAAAAAGACAACTATAAATCCTGCAATCACCGATACAGTAACCAAACCCAATAAGCCATAATCAATTCTTAATATGTATATACTCAATACCAAAGTCAATAAATTCAAAGAAACCGTAAGTGCTGCCAAATATTCCATTTTTTCAAAAGCATTAAAAATATAGGATACTAAATCAATTATATTATTTGTAAAAAGTGTTAAACCGTATATGCAGGTTGCAGTAATAATTTCAGGTTTGTATTTGAGCAACTTAACACTTACAAATAAAAATATATATGAGAGCAATCCCAGGATAATTCTCAAAAAAAATATATTGTTAAAATATCTGTTTGCAGAAGTGTAATTTTTTGAGACCTCCCGCAGGGCAATTGTACTTAATCCGAAATTTGTGAATAAATTAAAAAAGCCCACAAGAGTCAAAACCAGAGAATACTGACCGAATCCAATTTCTTTCAAATAGCGTGCAATAAAAATGGTTAAAACAAAAAGAATAATTTTGTTTATTATCTGTGAGAACCCTATTGCAAAGGTATTCTTAAAAACTTTGTGAATATCCATTTTTAAGTTCACCGACTGCAAAACCCAACAAGAGCCAGAAAGCAAATTGGGGAGCAGCCCACAAAAATAAATCAGCGGTAAATTGATTTATCAGAAAACCGACAAGTCCACAGAAAATAGCCCAGACCAATTGATTATCCCGTTTTTTCCATAATTTTAATAGCCAGAAAATAATAAAAACAAAAAATACAGAACCTCCCACAATACCGTTATCACAGAGAAACCGCAGGTATATATTATCCGGCGTTGGTGTCTCTTTATGCACACCCTCTACCATATATTTTTCATGCACTTTGGGATAATTTCCAAATCCAACACCAAAAAGCGGATAGTCCTTAAGAATGTTTTTAGTAGTGATATATGATTTGAGGCGATGTTCAAATGACTTGGAAGCAAACATTTTGCTGTTGAACTTATAGTTAAAAAAATCTTTTGCATCTTTCGGCATCAAAAAAAATATCAGACCTAAAAACACAACAAAAGAAATCAGATAAACCCAATTTTTAATAATAATTTTTAGAAAGTTTTTTTTCAGACAATAGACAACACCAGCAAAAAAAAGTGCGAACCAACCACTTCGGGAAAAAGAAATAATACTTCCAACAGTGATAACAAAAAATGATAAAAATGTAATAATGTTTCTTTTATTTTCCCAATACCAAACGGATAACGGCAAAAACAAAATAAGATATGCAGCCAATACCAGTGGATTCCCTACTGTGGAAGTTATAACAAATGAGGGATAATCAACAGGTTTAGGATAAACATTCCATCCAAAAAAGAATTCAATAATGCCCAATAGAGCAATCAGTACAGCACAAGAAATTAAAATTTTAACAGTTGTTTTTGTTTTATTTTGTAAAATCCTTTCTGATATAAAAGCGACGAAAATACCTTTTGTAATAAAACCTGTCAATATACGAACAGTATCAATACGGTCAACACTTGTGAGCAAACTTAAAGAAAATCCAAACACAACAAAAATAAGCCATCTGTTAAAAACTGTTAATCGTGGTTTTTGAATATAAATTACACTCACAAGGAGCGTTGAAAAACCACCGATATAAACATAGTGAAAGGGAACACCAGCAACGATTATATTGAGGATATTAAACGGGATTAAGAAAACACTCAAAAACAAAAAAACAAATGAATAATAAATTGAATTAAACGATATTTTACCACTGCCCATTTCTATCACTTTTTATTCCAAAGCCCTTTTATTATGACGGGTATGGCAATAAGACCGAATAAAAGCGGGACAACAAAACCCGCTAAATTGATTACAGAATTCCGAATAAGTTTCTCAGATTTTTTCATTACAATTTTTTCAATTCCCAATCATCAATCCAGACTGTTCCTTTTAATGGTTTTTCTTTTGATTTTTCTGTAACTATGTCGTCGCCAAAATGTCTAATTCTTAGTTTCAGTTCTTTTGTATCAGGTTTGGTTACAAACTGTATTGTTAATTGTTTCCAATCGTTTTTGTCTGAAAGCAATTCTGAACAAGTCCAAAGTGTTTTATAACCTCTTGAGTCAGTTATTTCAAACCCCATATCACCACTCAAAATATCTGTTTTCATCCAGCCACTAAACTTATATTTTGTAGAAGGCAATGCTGGGATACTGGTAGAAATCGGATAAAAGTTTACATTATATCCGAAATTAAATATAATTTTTAAAGATGCACGTCCACTTTTTGCTTCCTTTCTGTCAATTTCGCATTTGAGATTTGATAGAAAATATTCGCCTGTTAATCCTGTCCAACAAAAAAACGATTCGGGTGTTTCAAACCCGGTATCCTTAATTAAACCAGTTGTTTTTATTTCTCGTTTTTTCATTGTGTTGACTAATTTTTTTAACTCACCTGCTTCAAAATAGGCACTGGTTAAAAGAGCCAATATCTCTGCTGATTCGTTAGTTTTATTTATACAAAAATCTTCCAGAATTTTTACAGTTTTTTCGGGCTGGTTTTTAAGCAATAACATTTTACCTAAATTAAGCACAGTTGCTTCATCAAACGGATACAAACAATACGCACATCTGAAAAAAAATTCAGCGGTTGTCAAGTTGCCTTTCTCTTTTAAGATAATTGCTTTCTGCCGACAGAGTTCACAAAGATACTTTTGAGATACAAGCCCTAAAATTGCGCCTGTCAGTATACTCCATATAACAAATCTTAAAAACAGCGGAATCTTTTGTTCAAATGATACTACAATCATCTCCCCAAAAATACACAGAAACGAATAAAATATAACCACTGTAACTGAAACTCTGAACCAGCATAATACTATCAAACCGACAACTAATCCAATAAGAATTGCTACTGTTTTTTTCAACATAAACCTTATTTTTTCAGCATTTGAAGAAACAGACTTTCATACTTATCAGTAACTGTTTCCCAAGAATAATACTGTATCGCTCGCTTTTTGGCGTTATCTCTGTACTGGTTTAGCAAATCCTGATTACACTGTAATATCTTCTTTAGATTCATACTTAAATCCTCAACATCATTCATTTTATAGACAATCCCGCTATCCCCGATTACTTCTTTATTTTCTGCAGTACCATTAACAATAATACAATTACCATACCCCATCGCTTCCACCAAAGCAGGAGAAGTCCCACATACTTCACCTGCATGAATGTAGCAATATGCATTTGATTGCAATTCTTTAAATCCCTGTCCAAAAACAAAGCCAGTAAAAACTATTCTGTTGTCATCTTGGGCTAACTTTTTTAGTTGGTCTATATATCTTTTTGCATATGGGGCATCACCAACAATAACAAGTTTTTTGTTTGTTTGAACATTCCGAAAAGCAGTAATCACCAAATGGGCGTTATTTTCGGGCTCAAGCCGAGCAACAAAAAGAATATATTCTCGTGGGTTAAGTCCAATCCTATCCAGAATATTTGTAGTAAGTATTTTTTCACTGTTATATCCATATGGTATAACTGTTGATTTCTTATTATATCTTCTTAAATAGTACTTTTCTATCGCGCTATTATCTGTAACTATTTCATTAGGAAACACACAACATAACATCTCAGAAATAAGATACCATAATTTACCTATTAAACTCCATTTTTTTCGTCGCCGTTCTATACCATCAACATTAATTACTACTTTACAGCCGAATAATCTTGGAATAAACGAAAAAATAGTATTGGCTGCATTACAAATCAAAATTATATCATAGAACTGAAATAGTGAATGGATAATAGAGAGAAAGGTATGTGTTATGGTATCTAGATATTTATACGAGATTGTTGGTAAAATTACAAGTTTTACACCTTTATAATAACTACCTGTTTGATAATTCTTTATTATATTGCTTCTGCCGTAAACTGTAACCTGATGGCTTTTTTCAACTAATCTTATTGATAACTGTTCGGCAAATGTTTCAAACCCGCCATATTTTGCAGGAATGCCTCTGATACCCAGAATAGCGATTTTCATTTTCATTTTTATTTAAGCCATTTGAACTTGGATAAATACTCTCTTAAACATACTTTCCAATCTCGCATTTTGTTTAATCCACAAAAATTTAATTTCAAGTTTATGAGTCGTTCTGAATAAGGTCGTGGTGCAAAATATTCTTTTCTAAAGTAATCAGAACTAACCTCAGTAAGTTTTATTTTAGTTTCTAACTTGAGTATTTTTAATATCTCTTCAGCAATCTCATAACGGCTACTTTCACCGTTACAGACCATATTATACAAACCGTAAAGATTACTATTTATAACTTCTATTATATTTTTAGCAAAATCATATGTATAAGTAGGTGTGCCTAATTTATCATTAACTATAAGAAGCTCTTTTTTGCCTGAATTTATCAGGTCTATAATTTTTTTAACAAATTTTTTATCTTTTGTCGGTCCACCGC
Coding sequences within:
- a CDS encoding flippase — encoded protein: MDIHKVFKNTFAIGFSQIINKIILFVLTIFIARYLKEIGFGQYSLVLTLVGFFNLFTNFGLSTIALREVSKNYTSANRYFNNIFFLRIILGLLSYIFLFVSVKLLKYKPEIITATCIYGLTLFTNNIIDLVSYIFNAFEKMEYLAALTVSLNLLTLVLSIYILRIDYGLLGLVTVSVIAGFIVVFLGFFISRRHLYLDFKELNFGFAKGLIKNSTSLMLLGFIGLVYFRIDIVLLSKLKGIYEVGVYNVAYKLMDTFMIVSNSVVGATFPYMARYFHSSIKDFKKLINKLLLVLIFLGLIIATTISIFSKEIIFLFFGPAFVSSIPALKILIWTIPLIYINAVLVYTLIAANQQSQIIIVTGIVTIVNFLLNILLIPKYSYIGSSYITIISEFFVLLGYCYLVKNRVFLKHYE
- a CDS encoding O-antigen ligase family protein, giving the protein MGSGKISFNSIYYSFVFLFLSVFLIPFNILNIIVAGVPFHYVYIGGFSTLLVSVIYIQKPRLTVFNRWLIFVVFGFSLSLLTSVDRIDTVRILTGFITKGIFVAFISERILQNKTKTTVKILISCAVLIALLGIIEFFFGWNVYPKPVDYPSFVITSTVGNPLVLAAYLILFLPLSVWYWENKRNIITFLSFFVITVGSIISFSRSGWFALFFAGVVYCLKKNFLKIIIKNWVYLISFVVFLGLIFFLMPKDAKDFFNYKFNSKMFASKSFEHRLKSYITTKNILKDYPLFGVGFGNYPKVHEKYMVEGVHKETPTPDNIYLRFLCDNGIVGGSVFFVFIIFWLLKLWKKRDNQLVWAIFCGLVGFLINQFTADLFLWAAPQFAFWLLLGFAVGELKNGYSQSF
- a CDS encoding glycosyltransferase, with translation MKMKIAILGIRGIPAKYGGFETFAEQLSIRLVEKSHQVTVYGRSNIIKNYQTGSYYKGVKLVILPTISYKYLDTITHTFLSIIHSLFQFYDIILICNAANTIFSFIPRLFGCKVVINVDGIERRRKKWSLIGKLWYLISEMLCCVFPNEIVTDNSAIEKYYLRRYNKKSTVIPYGYNSEKILTTNILDRIGLNPREYILFVARLEPENNAHLVITAFRNVQTNKKLVIVGDAPYAKRYIDQLKKLAQDDNRIVFTGFVFGQGFKELQSNAYCYIHAGEVCGTSPALVEAMGYGNCIIVNGTAENKEVIGDSGIVYKMNDVEDLSMNLKKILQCNQDLLNQYRDNAKKRAIQYYSWETVTDKYESLFLQMLKK